In the genome of Actinomadura graeca, one region contains:
- a CDS encoding VOC family protein, whose product MTVPAFNTVTWFQVDTDAPAEARRFYGDVFGWQFTIDPDEDGYDLIGYPGDDVPKGGIFHQSDASENRAMFFVLVEDVDATCAQTEKAGGKIALPPVDAANGLRFAYLEDPSGNRFGIFKPGS is encoded by the coding sequence ATGACCGTTCCCGCTTTCAATACCGTGACGTGGTTCCAGGTCGACACCGATGCCCCGGCGGAGGCCCGGCGTTTCTACGGCGATGTGTTCGGCTGGCAGTTCACGATCGACCCCGACGAGGACGGTTACGACCTGATCGGCTACCCGGGCGACGACGTTCCCAAGGGCGGGATCTTCCACCAGTCCGACGCGTCCGAGAACCGTGCCATGTTCTTCGTGCTCGTCGAGGACGTGGACGCCACCTGCGCCCAGACCGAGAAGGCGGGCGGAAAGATCGCCCTTCCTCCCGTGGACGCGGCGAACGGCCTGCGGTTCGCCTACTTGGAGGACCCGTCCGGCAACCGGTTCGGCATTTTCAAGCCCGGGTCCTGA
- a CDS encoding ATP-binding protein, whose protein sequence is MGELVIDSGGLVVIGAVTLPGVTRSVGYARWFLRDMLPTGHPVLDDLVTVGSETVCNAIAHTASGKGGRVTISLLAGGDLYRLEVADDGADGRRPRVRVADGAEGGRGLRIVEALSSRWGFWADGHRTVVWAEFRFGNPPGNSDTGLSPGR, encoded by the coding sequence GTGGGTGAACTCGTGATCGACTCCGGCGGGCTGGTCGTGATCGGTGCGGTCACGTTGCCCGGCGTCACGCGGTCCGTCGGGTATGCGCGGTGGTTTCTGCGGGACATGCTGCCCACCGGCCATCCCGTGCTGGACGACCTGGTGACGGTCGGCAGCGAGACGGTCTGCAACGCCATCGCGCACACCGCGTCGGGCAAGGGCGGACGGGTGACGATCAGCCTGCTGGCCGGCGGGGATCTCTACCGGCTTGAGGTCGCCGACGACGGGGCGGACGGCAGGCGTCCGCGTGTCAGGGTCGCGGACGGCGCCGAGGGTGGGCGCGGGCTGCGGATCGTCGAGGCGCTGTCGAGCCGGTGGGGGTTCTGGGCGGACGGGCACCGGACCGTCGTCTGGGCCGAGTTCCGATTCGGGAATCCGCCGGGAAACTCCGACACAGGGTTGTCGCCGGGGCGTTGA
- a CDS encoding helix-turn-helix domain-containing protein, giving the protein MPADNAPTVRQRRIGSALRKAREHHKMTVAAVGGSFGRSQGWMSMVENGLHPIAPGELARFLDFYAIPEGPLRASLLHLATHVPGKWVRERVGRISAAALDLASLEEDAAEIRTLQTNIIPGLLQIPDYTRKLMAVGLAKNSRNVEALVEFRMSRQRVLGRPEPPHYVPIIAEAVLHNRVGGDPAILRAQIRRLADVARLDHVDLRVLPRAASAYLSLITPCVLISLRPPGELTVSVGDQFTRTVFVEDEEEVASHQKIFEVLLSATLSRTASLELIDEVASES; this is encoded by the coding sequence ATGCCTGCCGACAACGCTCCAACCGTCCGCCAGCGCCGGATCGGCTCCGCGCTCCGCAAGGCCCGCGAGCACCACAAGATGACCGTGGCCGCCGTCGGCGGCAGCTTCGGCCGCTCCCAGGGCTGGATGAGCATGGTCGAGAACGGCCTGCACCCCATCGCCCCAGGCGAACTCGCCCGCTTCCTGGACTTCTACGCGATACCGGAAGGCCCGCTCCGGGCGTCCCTCCTCCACCTGGCCACCCACGTCCCCGGCAAGTGGGTCCGAGAACGGGTAGGCCGGATCTCCGCCGCTGCGCTCGATCTGGCAAGTCTGGAGGAGGACGCCGCCGAGATCCGCACCTTGCAGACCAACATCATCCCGGGGCTTCTCCAGATCCCGGACTACACCCGAAAGCTCATGGCCGTTGGCCTCGCCAAGAACTCGCGCAACGTCGAAGCGCTGGTCGAGTTCCGGATGTCCCGCCAGCGAGTGCTGGGCCGTCCCGAGCCACCTCACTACGTTCCGATCATCGCAGAGGCGGTCCTTCACAATCGGGTCGGCGGCGATCCCGCGATCCTGCGCGCGCAGATCCGAAGACTGGCCGATGTCGCCCGGCTCGATCACGTCGATCTTCGTGTCCTCCCCAGAGCGGCCAGCGCATACCTCTCGCTCATCACTCCGTGTGTTCTCATCTCCTTGCGCCCGCCCGGAGAGCTCACTGTGTCCGTGGGCGATCAGTTCACCCGAACTGTCTTTGTGGAGGACGAGGAAGAGGTGGCGTCCCATCAAAAGATCTTCGAGGTGCTGCTGTCAGCAACTCTCAGCAGAACCGCTTCATTGGAACTCATCGACGAGGTAGCGTCAGAATCATGA
- a CDS encoding DUF397 domain-containing protein: protein MKLLNLPHGSWRKSTHSGGDEGDCVEVADLGKHVAVRDSKAPGTGHLTLTRQDFAILLTQLASQP from the coding sequence ATGAAGCTTCTCAACCTCCCCCACGGATCTTGGCGCAAGAGCACTCACAGCGGTGGTGACGAAGGTGATTGTGTCGAGGTCGCCGATCTAGGTAAGCACGTCGCCGTCCGCGACAGCAAAGCCCCCGGCACCGGTCACCTCACCTTGACCCGCCAAGACTTCGCCATCCTCCTCACACAGCTCGCATCACAACCATGA
- a CDS encoding DUF397 domain-containing protein — protein MNTPEASPHHWRKSTHSGGVENDCVEITSMDDHIAIRDSKTATAGHLTLTRRDFATLLAHLESKP, from the coding sequence ATGAACACACCCGAAGCGTCCCCGCACCACTGGCGCAAGAGCACCCACAGCGGCGGTGTCGAAAACGATTGCGTCGAAATCACCAGCATGGACGACCACATCGCGATCCGCGACAGCAAAACCGCCACCGCCGGGCACCTCACCCTCACACGCCGGGACTTCGCTACCCTCCTCGCCCACCTCGAATCAAAGCCATGA
- a CDS encoding DUF397 domain-containing protein, translating into MKTPKSSPSNWRKSTHSGAVENDCVEIASMDDHIVIRDSKAATAGHLTLTRQDFTTLLAHLTP; encoded by the coding sequence ATGAAAACTCCCAAGTCATCCCCGTCCAACTGGCGCAAGAGCACCCACAGCGGCGCGGTCGAGAACGATTGCGTCGAAATCGCCAGCATGGACGATCACATTGTCATCCGCGACAGCAAAGCCGCCACAGCCGGGCACCTCACCCTCACACGCCAGGACTTCACTACCCTCCTCGCCCACCTCACGCCTTAG
- a CDS encoding sigma-70 family RNA polymerase sigma factor, with translation MPDEHEFARSTEPFRRELLAHCYRMLGSLDEAEDLVQETYLRAWRSYGTFEGRSSLRVWLYRIATNACLTALRNRSRRALPSGLGPPADDPDISPDYGTSLGVAWVQPIPDALVATQQDDPATVVATRESVRLALIAGLQYLPPRQRAVLLLREVLGFPASEVAAMLDTSVAAVKSALQRARARLDEAAVGGERLTEPTAPHARALLEQYIAGFQNADVQALERALRTDASIEMVGTRTWFSGIATCLRYLTQVVGSSGDWRMAPTLANGHPAAAAYLRGVDGIHHAFGLGVLTTTRKGIARVTVFSGGPELLARFGLPPTWEPPLAKRPAPEQKSPRLGVRG, from the coding sequence GTGCCCGACGAGCACGAGTTCGCCCGCAGCACTGAGCCGTTCCGGCGCGAGCTGCTGGCGCACTGCTATCGGATGCTCGGATCGCTGGACGAGGCCGAAGACCTCGTCCAGGAGACCTACCTGCGGGCTTGGCGCTCCTACGGCACCTTCGAGGGACGGTCATCGCTGCGGGTCTGGCTGTACCGCATCGCCACCAACGCCTGCCTGACCGCGCTGCGCAACCGCAGCAGGCGGGCGTTGCCGTCCGGCCTGGGGCCGCCAGCCGACGACCCGGACATCTCACCCGACTATGGGACAAGCCTGGGCGTGGCGTGGGTGCAGCCGATCCCGGACGCATTGGTCGCCACGCAGCAGGACGATCCCGCCACGGTGGTCGCCACGCGCGAGAGTGTGCGGCTCGCGCTCATCGCCGGGCTCCAGTACCTGCCGCCCAGGCAACGCGCGGTGTTGCTCCTGCGTGAGGTGCTGGGCTTTCCCGCCAGTGAGGTCGCGGCCATGCTCGACACCTCGGTCGCAGCGGTCAAGAGCGCGTTGCAACGAGCCCGCGCCCGTCTCGACGAGGCCGCCGTCGGAGGCGAGCGGCTCACCGAGCCCACCGCCCCACATGCCCGCGCCCTACTGGAGCAGTACATCGCCGGTTTCCAGAACGCCGACGTCCAGGCGTTGGAACGGGCCCTGCGAACCGACGCCTCGATCGAGATGGTCGGCACCCGCACCTGGTTCTCGGGCATCGCGACCTGCCTGCGCTACCTCACGCAGGTGGTCGGATCGTCCGGCGACTGGCGGATGGCCCCCACCCTCGCCAACGGCCACCCTGCTGCCGCCGCCTACCTCCGCGGCGTCGACGGAATCCACCACGCGTTCGGCCTCGGCGTCCTCACCACAACCCGCAAAGGCATCGCCCGCGTCACCGTCTTCTCCGGCGGACCGGAGCTGCTCGCCAGATTCGGCCTCCCTCCCACTTGGGAACCGCCCCTGGCCAAACGACCTGCACCGGAGCAGAAATCCCCCCGCTTGGGGGTGCGCGGATAG
- a CDS encoding alpha/beta hydrolase codes for MTSKQAEAVKRHWVAARLAMTRPDAEHPDDESWGDLTAEPRGVDYIEAEASGLPAMWLVPKRCVQDRVLLCLHGGGFGGGSIYTHRKMFGHLAKATGVRALILDYRLAPSHTHPAQVDDVADAYQWLLDQGIESAHIAFTGDSSGGGLAITAQLRARERGLPLPAAAMPFSPWTDMEATGESYESNEERDPFFYAETVRMLAATFLGEDGDPRDPLASPLYADLSGLGPIYIQVGGDETLLDDARMLAEHAEKVGVVVVLDVFPGMQHTFQMAAGRAPEADDAIRRMAGWIDPRLGL; via the coding sequence ATGACGAGCAAGCAGGCCGAAGCGGTCAAGCGGCACTGGGTGGCGGCACGGCTGGCGATGACCAGGCCGGACGCCGAGCACCCGGACGACGAGTCCTGGGGCGATCTCACCGCCGAACCCCGTGGAGTGGACTACATCGAGGCGGAGGCGAGCGGCCTGCCGGCGATGTGGCTGGTGCCGAAGCGCTGCGTCCAGGATCGGGTGCTGCTGTGCCTGCACGGCGGCGGGTTCGGCGGTGGGTCCATCTACACGCACCGCAAGATGTTCGGTCACCTGGCCAAGGCGACCGGGGTGCGTGCGCTAATCCTCGACTACCGCCTTGCCCCTTCGCACACGCATCCGGCGCAAGTGGACGACGTGGCCGACGCCTACCAGTGGCTGCTGGACCAGGGGATCGAATCCGCCCACATCGCTTTCACCGGCGATTCCTCCGGCGGTGGGCTGGCGATCACCGCCCAGCTCAGGGCGCGTGAGCGGGGTTTGCCATTGCCCGCTGCGGCGATGCCGTTCTCACCTTGGACGGATATGGAGGCCACCGGAGAGTCCTACGAAAGCAATGAGGAAAGAGATCCCTTCTTCTACGCGGAGACCGTGCGGATGCTCGCGGCCACATTCTTGGGCGAGGACGGTGATCCCCGTGATCCGTTGGCGAGCCCGCTGTACGCCGATCTGTCCGGGCTCGGACCGATCTATATCCAGGTGGGAGGGGATGAGACGCTCCTGGACGACGCCCGCATGCTCGCTGAGCACGCCGAGAAGGTCGGAGTCGTTGTCGTGCTGGACGTCTTTCCCGGTATGCAGCACACCTTCCAGATGGCCGCGGGCAGGGCGCCGGAGGCCGACGACGCGATTCGCAGGATGGCCGGATGGATAGATCCCAGGCTCGGGCTGTGA
- a CDS encoding SgcJ/EcaC family oxidoreductase, with protein sequence MTDERQVLAVLDEVYAAWAANDADAFVAPYAEAATATLPGTYLSDREAIRATMACVFAGGLKGSKAVHEVQNVRFVGTDAALVSSKGAVVPSGEPEPDPESRSLETWVLSRRDGSWRIEAFHNCAA encoded by the coding sequence ATGACCGACGAACGCCAGGTGCTCGCGGTACTGGATGAGGTCTACGCCGCATGGGCCGCCAACGACGCCGACGCCTTTGTGGCGCCGTACGCGGAGGCTGCCACGGCGACCTTGCCAGGGACGTACCTGTCCGACCGTGAGGCGATCCGCGCGACCATGGCATGCGTCTTCGCGGGTGGGCTCAAGGGGTCGAAGGCCGTCCACGAAGTGCAGAACGTCCGGTTCGTCGGCACTGACGCCGCCTTGGTGTCCAGCAAGGGGGCCGTGGTGCCGTCCGGCGAACCCGAGCCGGATCCTGAGAGCCGCTCGCTGGAGACCTGGGTGCTGTCCCGGCGGGACGGTTCCTGGCGCATCGAAGCCTTCCACAACTGCGCGGCCTGA